The sequence CTGTCGGGATCGGAGGTCTCGGCCGGGCTGGAATAGAGGGACGCGCCCTCGTTGGAGCCGAAGTAGTTGCAGATCTGGATGCCGTACTCCGTCAGGAAGCCCTCGATCATCCAAGGTGAGAGCGGGGCCGAACCAGAGCCGATCGCCCGCACCGAACTAAGGTCCGCCGCGGCCTTCAGCGCCGGGGTCTTGAGGATGGCGGTCAGGATCGCCGGCGGGGCGATGGTGTAGTTGACCCGTTCGGCCGCGATCTGTCCCAGGAAGACGCCGAGATCGAAGGGATGGTGCAGCACCAGGGTCCCGCGTCGCCACAGCCAAGGCATGACCAGACCGCCGATCGAGCCGATGTTCACCAACGGGAACGGGTTGAGCAAGGTCTCGCCGTCCAGCAGGCCCGAGGCCGCGACGATCACCTGGGCGTTGACGATCCAGTGGTTGTGGTCACGCGGCACGCCCTTGGGCCGCGCCTCCGTTCCGGATGTCCAGCAGATGGTGGCCACCTCTCCCGCCTGCGGTGGGTCGGCGACGTGGGCGGCCGCGGCGACGGCTGGGTCGGCGGCGGCACGAGCAGCGTCGAGATCGACGGCGCCCTCTGGAACATCGCCGCCCAGGACCAGCACCTTTGTCGGCGAGCCGGCGGTCAGGGCCAGCATCATCCTGCCGTGGTCGAAGTTCGAGAAGCGAGCCGGCGTCACCACCGCGGCCGGCTTCACCAGGTCCAGGATGTAGCCCAACTCGTGCGCCCGGTACTGCATCACCACCGGGCAACAGATCAGTCCGATGCGGGCGCAGGCCAGAAACGTCAGGACGGCGTCGACGGTGTTCGGCGACTGGATGCAGACGATGTCGTCTTTGGCGAGGCCAAGGCCCAGGAAGGCCGAGGCCAACCGGTCGACCGCCTCGCCTGCCTCGTCCCAGGTCAGCCGGCGCGGCGCGCAGCCGTCGAGCAGCACGCGGTTCGGCGGATCGGCCAGGGCCAGGCGCCCCGGAACCTCGCGCCGGTTGCGCTGGGTCAGGTCGTCGATGGTCAGATCGCCCCAGACGCCCTGTTCGCGATAGGTGGCGATGCGCGCGGCGGGGGTCAGGAACATGCCGGACTACTCCGCCATCGCCTCGGCGTCTGGCCGCGCCGGCCGGGGCGGCCAGGGCACGAATCCCGACGTGGT is a genomic window of Phenylobacterium montanum containing:
- a CDS encoding class I adenylate-forming enzyme family protein, with protein sequence MFLTPAARIATYREQGVWGDLTIDDLTQRNRREVPGRLALADPPNRVLLDGCAPRRLTWDEAGEAVDRLASAFLGLGLAKDDIVCIQSPNTVDAVLTFLACARIGLICCPVVMQYRAHELGYILDLVKPAAVVTPARFSNFDHGRMMLALTAGSPTKVLVLGGDVPEGAVDLDAARAAADPAVAAAAHVADPPQAGEVATICWTSGTEARPKGVPRDHNHWIVNAQVIVAASGLLDGETLLNPFPLVNIGSIGGLVMPWLWRRGTLVLHHPFDLGVFLGQIAAERVNYTIAPPAILTAILKTPALKAAADLSSVRAIGSGSAPLSPWMIEGFLTEYGIQICNYFGSNEGASLYSSPAETSDPDSRAHFFPRFGADGIDWDSPAAQMIRTRLVDLAGDSDITEPGKAGELRIDGAMVFSGYFRSPALNAAAFDERGYFRTGDLFEIAGEGPLSRYYRFVGRCKEIIIRGGMNISPAEIDDLLAAHPDLRESAVVGVPDEALGERVCLAACPIEGRDVDLPAVCNWLRAKGLATFKLPERMVVVDALPRSAMNKVLRNDLRAQVLAALDHDEFGSNRSKFIKRDRF